Proteins encoded together in one Anopheles darlingi chromosome 3, idAnoDarlMG_H_01, whole genome shotgun sequence window:
- the LOC125957938 gene encoding L-aminoadipate-semialdehyde dehydrogenase-phosphopantetheinyl transferase, translated as MSSLRNGGHHVRWAFDLGSWRPTAADLLLATSCIQPEEKLRLSRFVFRDDFNASLIGRLMMRRFVHVATGLPYNEITFGRDSKGKPFLKNSGVTVDFNVSHQGRYAVLAGLSIGKCPLEDGPRPKIGIDVMKIEYGGGKSLDEFFRLMTRNFSDEEWQYIRGRPDDQGRLEAFMRNWCLKESYVKNVGVGITIDLRKISFHIRNETLARDRVAYDTTLRVNDEPARDWRFEESLIDTDHCVAVSLENIPAEEDLSRNCFELIDFNTLIEGHRPLLAIDEDYCDGIINKEYKKSH; from the coding sequence ATGTCGTCACTCCGGAATGGGGGACACCACGTCCGGTGGGCGTTCGATCTTGGTAGCTGGCGACCGACGGCGGctgatctgctgctggccacctcCTGCATACAGCCCGAGGAGAAGTTGCGGCTGTCGCGGTTCGTCTTTCGGGACGATTTCAACGCTTCGCTCATCGGACGGCTCATGATGCGGCGCTTCGTGCATGTGGCCACCGGACTGCCGTACAACGAGATCACCTTCGGCCGGGACTCCAAGGGAAAACCGTTCCTCAAGAACTCCGGCGTGACGGTAGACTTTAACGTGTCCCATCAGGGTCGGTATGCGGTGCTCGCTGGATTGTCCATCGGGAAATGTCCCCTCGAAGATGGCCCACGGCCGAAAATCGGCATCGATGTGATGAAGATCGAGTACGGTGGGGGCAAATCGTTGGACGAGTTTTTCCGTCTGATGACGCGCAACTTTTCGGACGAGGAGTGGCAATACATTCGGGGTCGACCGGACGACCAGGGGCGGCTGGAAGCGTTCATGCGCAACTGGTGTCTCAAGGAGAGCTACGTCAAGAACGTGGGAGTCGGCATAACGATTGATCTGCGAAAGATCAGCTTCCACATACGGAACGAAACGTtggcgcgcgatcgcgtggCGTACGATACAACGCTGCGTGTGAATGACGAGCCGGCACGCGATTGGAGATTCGAGGAATCGCTGATCGATACCGATCATTGTGTGGCCGTTTCACTGGAGAACATACCAGCGGAGGAGGATCTGAGTCGCAACTGCTTCGAGCTGATCGATTTTAACACCCTGATCGAGGGCCACCGGCCACTGCTGGCGATCGATGAGGACTACTGCGATGGTATTATTAACAAGGAGTACAAGAAATCTCATTGA